The window TGGATCTCGTTGGAGTTGAGCTTCTGCTCGGTCAGCGGCCCGGTGGGGATCGACTCGAACTTCGCGAACGTGACGCCGTAGGTCTTCTGGAGCCCGGGGACGCCGTTCGTGCGCGTCTCGAACTCGGCCTGGCCGCCGAGCACGAAGTTCTTGCCCTTCAGGTCCTCGAGCGACTTCACGCCGCTGGCCGCGGTGGCCTTGGTGACGGCGAGCCCGTCCTTGTCCTCGGCCTCGGACTTGTCGAGGATCTCCAGCCCCTTCGGCAGGACGCCGGGGATCGCGTCATAGACCTGCTTGGACTCCGAGAGCGCGGAGTCCTTCTTGTAGAAGGTCAGCAGCGCGCCGGTGTACTCGGGGACCACCGCGACCGAGCCCTCCTCGACGGCCTTCATGTAGACCTCGCGGGAGCCGATGTCGAACTGCCGCGTCACCTTCGCCCCGGCGCCCTCCAGGGCCTCGGAGTAGATCTCGGCGATGAGCTTGCTCTCCGGGAAGTCCGCGGAGCCCACGACGACGTCACCGGAGCTCTTCGCGTCGTTCTTGCCGGACACGTCGTCGCTGCTGGCGCACGCGCTGACGGTCATGGTCGCCGCGAGCGCGAGGGCGGCGAGGGCCTTGGTGCGAATCGTTTTCATGCTGACGTTCCTGCTTTCGCTGAGGAGGTGCGGCTTCGGGCTCGAAGTGGCGGGGACAGCGTGACGCGGGCGAGGCCCGCGAGGGCCAGGTCGACGGCGAGCGCGAGCAGCGCGACCAGCAACGCCCCCGCGGCCATCTTGCCGTAGTCCTGCTGCGGCGGGCCATCGAGAATGTACCGGCCGAGGCCGCCCATGCCCACGAACGCGGCCACGGTGGCGGTGGAGACCAGCTGCAGGGCGGCGCTGCGGACCCCGCTGAAGACGGTCGGCATCGCGTTGGGGATCTCCACGCCGGTGAGGATCTCCCGCTCCGTCATGCCCATGCCGCGCGCGGCGTCCACGACGTCGG of the Cumulibacter manganitolerans genome contains:
- a CDS encoding ABC transporter substrate-binding protein → MKTIRTKALAALALAATMTVSACASSDDVSGKNDAKSSGDVVVGSADFPESKLIAEIYSEALEGAGAKVTRQFDIGSREVYMKAVEEGSVAVVPEYTGALLTFYKKDSALSESKQVYDAIPGVLPKGLEILDKSEAEDKDGLAVTKATAASGVKSLEDLKGKNFVLGGQAEFETRTNGVPGLQKTYGVTFAKFESIPTGPLTEQKLNSNEIQVAVVFTTQSEIVTNDWVVLKDPKNLFIAQNVVPLVRSDKLDDKQKKALDKVSAALTTDDLKQMMKSVTVDKTDVAAEAKKYVEKKKLG
- a CDS encoding ABC transporter permease, with translation MSILEQTAAFFGSSANWHGDRGIPASVGAHLGYCLLSFAIAAVIAVPVGLYIGHTGRGALLAVNIGNVGRALPTIGLLTLVVLATGGGVLPVAICLALLAVPPLLTATYTGVRQVDPDVVDAARGMGMTEREILTGVEIPNAMPTVFSGVRSAALQLVSTATVAAFVGMGGLGRYILDGPPQQDYGKMAAGALLVALLALAVDLALAGLARVTLSPPLRARSRTSSAKAGTSA